The following nucleotide sequence is from Bdellovibrionota bacterium.
GGCGGGCGAACGCACGCATTCCACCTTCTCTGAGATCGACGCCTGGTTGCGGCCCGGCGACCTCTTAGTTCTTAACAGCGCTCGAGTCGATCCGGCGCGCGTGCGGTGGACAAAACCGAGCGGATCGGAGGAAGAAATTCTTTTTCTCCGGCCGATTGCCGGCGACGAGAATCATTCGACGTGGGAAGCTATCGTTTCCGGAAAGCGGCTAGCCGGAAAAACTCCTTATTCTCTTCCCAACGGACTGAGCTTCACGTTGCTGTCGCGAGCAGAAGGAGGACGGGCGACGATTTCTCTGCCCAAGGCAATCCCCGCCCTACGGGCCTGGATGGCCGAACATGGAAGGCCTCCGCTTCCGCCGTACATTCGTCGCGAGCGGTCCAGGCGCGGATTGAAGGAAGAATTTTCCGAGGATGTCGCTCGGTATCAGACCGTCTTCGCCGAACGCGAGGGCGCCGTGGCGGCGCCGACGGCCGGCCTCCATTTTTCGACGGACCTGCTGGAACGTTTAAAGAACCGGGGAGTTGAGGTTTCTTTTCTCCATCTCGCCGTAGGATGGGGAACATTTGAGCCGCTCACGAGAGAACATTTCGAGAGCGGCCGGCTCCATTCCGAGTGGGTGGAAATGCCAAGAGACCTCGTGAGTCGGCTTCAGGACGCGCGAAAAGAGGGACGTCGGATCGTGGCGGTCGGCACAACCTCGGTACGGGCACTCGAATGGTGGGCCGAACAAAGGGAGCCGAGGGAATTGTTCGGCTGGTGCGACCTCTTTTTGCGCCCTCCCTGGAAGCCGAAGGTGGTGAACGCCGTGGTCACCAATTTTCACCTTCCGCAGTCCTCCCTCATGGTTTTGATTGCGGCTTTTCTGGGAAACGGAGGAGTTCGGCGAATTCTGGAACTCTACGCCGAAGCGATTGCGAAAAAATATCGGTTCTTCAGTTACGGCGACGCCATGCTGATTCTGTAATCCGATGAACGTTTTCGAAATTCTTACTACGGACCCTTCGTCCTCGGCGCGCCGCGGCCGTCTTTCGACTCCTCACGGCGTAATCGACACCCCCGTGTTCATGCCGGTGGGGACGAACGCCACGGTAAAAACTCTGGGTGCCGAAGATCTTGAGGCGATGGGATCGCAAATCATTTTGTCGAACGCCTACCACAATACCCTCCGACCGGGAGATGAAAGAATCGGTCGCTTGGGCGGCCTGCATAAGTTCATGAATTGGAACGGCGCTATTTTGACCGACAGCGGCGGCTTTCAGGTCTTCAGCCTCGAAAGTCTCCGGGAAATCACAGAAGAAGGAGTTCGCTTCCGCTCGCACGTCGACGGATTGGAAATCTTTTGGACACCCGAAAAGGTCATGGAGATCCAGGCTAACCTCGGCTCGGACATTGTTATGCCGTTGGATGAGTGCCCGGCGCTCCCCGCGCCGGCGGAGAAAATTCGGGAGGCCGCGGAACGGACGCTTCGATGGCTCGAACGTTCGCTGAAATCCCCCCGAACCGAGGCGCAAGCTCTCTTCGGGATCGTTCAGGGCGGGATCGATCCCGAACTTCGGCGTTGGAGCGCGCGCCGGACCCTTTCGTTGGAGTGCGAGGGCTATGCGATCGGCGGATTGAGCGTTGGAGAGGAAAAGAAGGCCATGCTGGAGATGGTTGCGATTACGGCGGAAGAACTTCCGAAACAAAAACCTCGCTACTTAATGGGTGTTGGAACGCCGATGGATTTGATCGAGTCCGTTGCGCATGGCATCGACATGTTCGATTGCGTTCTGCCTACCCGTAACGCTCGAAACGGGACCCTCTTTGTGGCGCCGGGAACATTGGCGATCAAGAATGCGGAATTCAAGGAGGACGAACGGCCGATTGAAGATGGATGCGAGTGCCTCACATGCCGGCGCTACTCCCGCGCCTATCTTCACCATCTCTTTCGGGCGAATGAGATTTTGGGCCTTCGGCTGAACACGATTCATAACCTTACGTTCTATCTCACCTGGATGAAGCGGATCCGCGAAGCGCTTGCCACAGGCCGCTTCGGCGAGCTTCGGCGGGAGGTTCTCTCTTTCGTTTGACCCTCCGGCATCGCTCCGGTAGAACATCGCCCCATGATTTCAGAAGTTTACGCCATGGGTTCCCGTCCGGAAGGACAGCCGGGCCAGCCGAGCCCCGGCATTAGCCAATTGCTCTTTCCGATGGTGGTGGTATTCGCGATTTTCTATTTTCTGATTCTGCGCCCGCAGAAGAAAAAGGAAGGCCAGCTCCGGAAGTTTCTGGACGATCTCAAAAAGGGGGACGAGGTCGTCACACAGGCGGGAATTTACGGCCGTGTGGCGAATATCGAAGAAAAAATTGTCACGTTGGAAGTGGCGAACAATGTGAAAATTCGAATCGCCAAGAGCGCCATTGCCGGCCTTCAAGCCGCCGGCGGAAGCTGAACGAAGGATGCACTCAGCCTGGAAGTGGAGAACAGCCGCATCCGTCTTCTCTACGCTGCTTGCGGCCTATCTCGTTCTGCCCAATTTTATTTCGTTGCCGGAGGAAAAAGAGGACGTCGAACCGCCGTGGTACGTTCGCGCGCTTCCCAAGTCCAAAGTAAAGCTCGGCCTTGATCTCCAGGGCGGGATCCATATGGTTCTCGGGATCGATCTCGGCCGGGCTCTCATGAATGAGTCGGACCGTTACACGCGCGATCTGAAGGAGCTTCTCAAAGAAGAGAAATGGAAAATCCCTTACACCAGCATCGAACGGGCGTTTGAGTCCACGCAGATTACGGTTCAGCTTCGCGAGAAAGAGGACGCAAATAAGTTTGAAGAACTTTTGCGGGAATATTTCGCGAACGTCTTGGACGTGGTCACGACCGATCCGGGCGCGGCGAAGTACACTTTGGATCTAAACGCGACACGGCAGACGGATGCGGAGCAGCAGACGATCCGGCAGGCCCTCGAGACGCTTCGCAATCGTCTGGACGAATTCGGCGTGGCCGAACCTTCGATTCAGGCTCAGGGGAAGGACCGAATCATTGTCCAACTCCCGGGCCTGGATGATCCGCAAAGGGCGCAAAATGTCTTGGGCCGGACGGCTCAGTTGGAATTTAAGATTGTGGATGACGAATCGATGGAGCCGATCAAATTGGAAAGTTTGGTGCAGGAAGCCAAAGCCAAACTTCCTCAGGAGGCCAAGATCTACGACTTAAACCGGGCGCTTCAGGGCAAGTTGCCGCCGGGAACGGAAGTTCGAATGAAGGAGGACAGGGACAAGACGACCGGCGAAGTGATCGAGACACCCTTCCTCATGAAAGCGGAAACCTTGCTGACCGGCGACATGCTGGAAGACGCTCGGATCGGTGTTGGCGAATACAATCAGGCGGTGGTGAACCTTCAGTTTGACCCTCGCGGGACGGCCATCGTCGACAAGGTTACGGGAGAAAACATCGGGAAACGGCTG
It contains:
- the queA gene encoding tRNA preQ1(34) S-adenosylmethionine ribosyltransferase-isomerase QueA — its product is AGERTHSTFSEIDAWLRPGDLLVLNSARVDPARVRWTKPSGSEEEILFLRPIAGDENHSTWEAIVSGKRLAGKTPYSLPNGLSFTLLSRAEGGRATISLPKAIPALRAWMAEHGRPPLPPYIRRERSRRGLKEEFSEDVARYQTVFAEREGAVAAPTAGLHFSTDLLERLKNRGVEVSFLHLAVGWGTFEPLTREHFESGRLHSEWVEMPRDLVSRLQDARKEGRRIVAVGTTSVRALEWWAEQREPRELFGWCDLFLRPPWKPKVVNAVVTNFHLPQSSLMVLIAAFLGNGGVRRILELYAEAIAKKYRFFSYGDAMLIL
- the tgt gene encoding tRNA guanosine(34) transglycosylase Tgt, whose amino-acid sequence is MNVFEILTTDPSSSARRGRLSTPHGVIDTPVFMPVGTNATVKTLGAEDLEAMGSQIILSNAYHNTLRPGDERIGRLGGLHKFMNWNGAILTDSGGFQVFSLESLREITEEGVRFRSHVDGLEIFWTPEKVMEIQANLGSDIVMPLDECPALPAPAEKIREAAERTLRWLERSLKSPRTEAQALFGIVQGGIDPELRRWSARRTLSLECEGYAIGGLSVGEEKKAMLEMVAITAEELPKQKPRYLMGVGTPMDLIESVAHGIDMFDCVLPTRNARNGTLFVAPGTLAIKNAEFKEDERPIEDGCECLTCRRYSRAYLHHLFRANEILGLRLNTIHNLTFYLTWMKRIREALATGRFGELRREVLSFV
- the yajC gene encoding preprotein translocase subunit YajC, with the translated sequence MISEVYAMGSRPEGQPGQPSPGISQLLFPMVVVFAIFYFLILRPQKKKEGQLRKFLDDLKKGDEVVTQAGIYGRVANIEEKIVTLEVANNVKIRIAKSAIAGLQAAGGS
- the secD gene encoding protein translocase subunit SecD produces the protein MHSAWKWRTAASVFSTLLAAYLVLPNFISLPEEKEDVEPPWYVRALPKSKVKLGLDLQGGIHMVLGIDLGRALMNESDRYTRDLKELLKEEKWKIPYTSIERAFESTQITVQLREKEDANKFEELLREYFANVLDVVTTDPGAAKYTLDLNATRQTDAEQQTIRQALETLRNRLDEFGVAEPSIQAQGKDRIIVQLPGLDDPQRAQNVLGRTAQLEFKIVDDESMEPIKLESLVQEAKAKLPQEAKIYDLNRALQGKLPPGTEVRMKEDRDKTTGEVIETPFLMKAETLLTGDMLEDARIGVGEYNQAVVNLQFDPRGTAIVDKVTGENIGKRLAIILDDKIQSDPVIQARIGNGRPQITFGALRSHREIMDEAKDLALVLRAGALPAPVEILQNQAVGPSLGRDSIEKGIKAILVGSLLIVLFMALYYRLAGILADFALITNVMFILAALGALHGTLTLPGLAGILISIGMAVDANVIIYERIREELRAGKTAKQAIEAGYDRAHLTIIDSNFTTIITGIVLLQYGTGSIKGFAITLIFGLVANYFTALWFTRLFYEWYVAKFQPQTVSI